The following coding sequences are from one Deltaproteobacteria bacterium window:
- the chrA gene encoding chromate efflux transporter translates to MPTRGAQDAKAGGGALKEVAVLFLRLGTTAFGGPAAHIAMMEDEIVRRRRWLSRDHFLDLVGATNLIPGPNSTEMAIHIGRERAGVVGLVVAGASFILPAAVLTVAAAWAYARFGSLPEAAALLYGVKPVVIAVVAQALWSLARTAVKTKLLAAVGLAATALEFLGGNEIALLVGAGVVVALARRGMRSLFACVATSVAFSNPLPKIAAASASGAAIGTTFSLSGLFLFFVKVGAVLFGSGYVLLAFLRSDLVDRWHWLSEAQLLDAVAVGQITPGPVFTTATFIGYVLGGAPGALVATLGIFLPAFVFVAATAPLIPRLRRSPTAGAFLDGVNVASLALLVVVTWHLARVALVDLPATALAAGAAVLLVRHGANPAWLVLGGSLVGLAARRLS, encoded by the coding sequence CTGCCCACGCGGGGCGCGCAAGATGCGAAAGCGGGCGGAGGTGCGCTGAAGGAGGTCGCCGTCCTGTTCCTCCGGCTCGGAACCACGGCATTCGGCGGCCCCGCGGCCCATATCGCGATGATGGAGGACGAGATCGTCCGCCGGCGCCGATGGCTCTCGCGCGACCACTTTCTCGATCTCGTGGGCGCGACCAATCTGATTCCCGGCCCGAACTCGACCGAGATGGCGATACACATCGGCCGCGAGCGGGCCGGCGTGGTCGGTCTCGTGGTGGCCGGCGCGTCGTTCATCCTGCCTGCTGCCGTCCTCACGGTCGCCGCGGCGTGGGCCTATGCGCGCTTCGGGTCGCTCCCCGAGGCGGCCGCGCTCCTCTACGGGGTCAAACCGGTCGTCATCGCGGTCGTGGCCCAGGCCCTGTGGAGCCTCGCTCGCACCGCCGTGAAGACGAAGCTCCTGGCGGCCGTGGGCCTCGCCGCGACCGCCCTGGAGTTCCTCGGCGGCAACGAGATCGCCCTGCTCGTCGGCGCCGGCGTCGTCGTCGCGCTGGCCCGCAGGGGCATGCGGAGTCTCTTCGCGTGTGTCGCAACGTCGGTCGCCTTCTCGAATCCGCTACCGAAGATCGCCGCCGCCTCTGCGAGCGGCGCGGCCATCGGCACGACGTTCAGCCTGAGCGGTCTCTTCCTGTTCTTTGTGAAGGTCGGCGCCGTTCTCTTCGGGAGCGGCTACGTGCTCCTCGCCTTTCTGCGCTCCGATCTGGTTGATCGCTGGCACTGGCTCAGCGAGGCGCAGCTGCTCGATGCGGTGGCGGTGGGCCAGATCACGCCGGGGCCGGTCTTCACCACGGCCACCTTCATCGGCTACGTCCTCGGAGGCGCTCCCGGCGCGCTGGTAGCGACGCTCGGCATCTTCCTTCCCGCCTTCGTCTTCGTGGCGGCGACCGCGCCACTCATTCCTCGGCTCCGGCGCTCGCCCACCGCCGGCGCGTTCCTCGATGGGGTCAACGTCGCTTCGCTCGCGCTGCTCGTCGTGGTCACGTGGCACCTGGCCCGGGTCGCCCTGGTGGACCTGCCGGCCACGGCGCTCGCTGCCGGTGCGGCGGTCCTGCTCGTTCGCCATGGCGCGAACCCTGCCTGGCTCGTGCTCGGCGGAAGCCTGGTCGGGCTGGCGGCCCGTCGTCTGTCGTAG